The sequence below is a genomic window from Gymnogyps californianus isolate 813 chromosome 11, ASM1813914v2, whole genome shotgun sequence.
CAAGGAAAAGGGCAGTTATTTCCAGTGCATGCGTCTGTGGCTTGGATAGTCATTTCAGGAGAGGTTCTTTCTAGaatggcaaataaaatattcccaTTCCTCTTTATTGCAAGGAACTACAGTGTCTCTGTGCATTaactgaggaaaaagcaaacttttacCCTCAAAGGAAAATTTGATGAATTTTTTGTTCTCACAAATGTTACTTGCCTTCAGTATTCAGCCCACACAGATGAATTGTTTTCCAGTAATTGCAATATATTTGGGCATTTCACTGCTCTATGAAGAAGGAATTGTGAAAGTGAAGGCATGTTGTGGTGTTCAAGCTCTCATGGTACATGCAGACTGCTGCTGGGAGGGTGGGCTCCCAGACCAGAGTTCCTAAGCACGTACTGGGTATCTAAAACCAAGTACTTGCCCTAAAATGGTGTCGATTAATTTATAATTAAgagttattttgaaaactgtgaAACCTGCGAAGTGTAAATGAAACAGTGTTAAAGCATTTTTAGAGGGGCAGTTCAACAGGGTTAGTTGGTCACGGAGAGAGCATGCTAATCCTCTTGACggttaataaacaaaatatcGTAAATGGGATGTGATTCTGTGAGGGAAATTGGTACCAGCTGCACAGACGAGACTAACTCCCTGTTGTTCTCCCTGGAAGCACCACTTGCTTGCTTGTGATCAGCAAAGGCATTGTCTCCAGAAAAAATGTTCTCCCATTCTAATTTCCGTagttttttcaccttttccttcttgttttcttttttcccctggacaCTtctcttcttgcccttctttCACCATTATCCCTGATGACACACAGGTTGTGATCCATTCTGATATAAGATGCATTGTGTTTAATGCCTTGGCCATTAGATAATATCAtctgctcagagctgctctTCTGTGACACAGACCCACAGCTTTctggaaagatttttcatttttaaagctccCTTAGACATTGataacaaaccaaaaacacagTAGATGATGAATTTTAAAGGTTCCTCTAAGACATATCCGCTGCCCTCTACTGGCAGTTAAATGAAATGcattgtttttcagattttgctgaCCCAAAAGTTGCAGTTTGGGATTACTAGAAACAAGATTGCCAGTACATAGTATTTTAGCAGCTAATGCCCAGCTTGTCTAACGGATAGACGTTTTGCCACAAATGTGGAAataaactgaaacactgaagagaTTTGAGCATGAAGTGGATGGAGGCACCTCATGGAGGAGGTGTTCCCAGAGTGGTTGTGGAGATGCCTGCCATGTATTCTGTGTGGTTAGATACAGAACTGGCACTACAGCAGACAGGGTATATGTGGTTATAattcattcttcttcttttgtatTCAGGAATAAAAGGGATCCCCCAGCCCTCAGCTTTTATACCTACTGCTGAAAGTAATTCTTTTCAACCGCAAGTGAAAACTCTGCCGTCTCCTGTTGACgccaagcagcagctgcagcgtAAGATccagaagaagcagcaagaacagaaaCTGCAGTCTCCTTTGCCAGGAGAGTCTCCAGCAAAGAAAACGGAAGGCACCGCAACCAACGGTGTGACCAGTATATCTAATGGAAGTCCTGCAATTCTGTCTCCTCCACCTATTGGCATTGTTGTGGCAGCTGTCCCCAGCCCAATACCGGTAATGTTCTCCAGCAATTCTCTAGAGAAACCACCTTATGAAGGGGTTGTAAATTGCCAGTAACTAAGCAGTGGTGTCAGTGGGATAGAAAAATGGTTTCTATTCAAAGGCTTGAGTCCCTCGATGCTTTTCTGTCCCAATGAGTGTGTTATACCACAGGAGTTATGGGATTGATACAGAGGCAGCAGAATTCTGATCACACAGCATAGGCCAAGTTCGTCTTTGAAGTCATTGACAGTGGGATTTCAGCTAGCAATAATTAAGGTTATATGTGGGAATAATTGCCCTCGAGATGAAGTTTAACCAGATGGGAGAGCTGACAGCAGTCGTGTGGGTCACTGAGCCCCTAATATGGAATCTAAATTGCCTTTCATTGGCCTGGCGCATTTAGTGACagcagcaattttatttttgcatgaatGTCTGTAGTATGGAACATCTTTGTCTTTCAGCCATACACAGttgggctgggagggaaggtTATTTGTTCTTAAGATGTTAGCTGTGTTGTCGATTTCAATAGGTAAGCCAATTTTTCTGCCTGATAGTGGGTTTGTATTTAACTCGCTTTTGAAACCTTAACAACGAGCAGTGTTTTGAACACATCCTCTCCTCTTTAACCTTTGTATGCCTGTCTCTTTGTTACAGGTGGTGAAGGATTGTATGAGAATGAGCCTTTCATTAGCAGAAGAGCAGACTAGTGTGTATACCAGTGCCTCATGCCTTAAAAATTGAGGCCACGTATCTGTCTACCAATCCTTAGGCAGACAAATAGAAACGGTCTTGTATATAGTTGAAgagcttgttttgtttcaaactgACGTTCACTAGCTTTGGTGTATTGAGCTGCGTTGTCCTTCACCTTTGAAATGCTTGGGGATGAGGTGGTCTGTGGGCTTTGGGGACTTCTTCATTGccacaccttttctttttctctctctacagGTGCCAAGGACCAGGCAGTTGGTGACGTCTCCAAGTCCTGTGGGATCGTCTGATAGCAAGGTCCTGCCACTCAATGTTCAGGTGGTCACTCAGCACATGCAATCAGTCAAGCAGTCACCAAAGACTCCCCAGAACGTTCCCGCCAGCCCAGTTGGTGACCGCTCTGCCCGGCATCGCTACCCACAGATCTTACCGAAGCCAGCAAATACCAGTGCTCTCACCATCCGCTCTCCCACAACGGTGCTCTTTACCAGTAGCCCAATCAAGACTGTTGTGCCAGCTCCACATGTGAATTCCTTAAATGTGgtaaaaatgacagcaatatCTCTTGCCCCAAGCAGCAGTAGTGTGCCGGTCAAACAGACGCCTTCAGTTAGCAGTAGTGCAGGAGCAGTGGAAGAAGGGAGGACTGGTCCACAGATAAAAAATGGATCTGTTGTTTCACTTCAGTCTCCAGGATCCAAGCCTAGCACTGCTGTAGCTGCACCTGCAGTCAAGATCAAAATGGAACCAGAAGCATTGCTGGATGAGAACTCGGTACAGGGCCAAGAGAGTTCTGATGTGTCTAAATCCATAAAGGCAACCCCTGACCTGCCTCCTGCTCAACTAATGAATTTTGAGGTTGCAACCTTGAAGGTTTCAGCTGATGATGTCGTGGAGGTAAAACCAGTTAAAGGCTGTGATCAGGGAGCTGAAGAAGCAGGGACCAAATATAAAACACAATCTAATGAGATCGCACCGGTTTCTTCAGCAGGCAATAATCAAAGCACTCTAAAGCTCTCAGTTGCCAGTCAAAACTTGTCCAGCACCAGCATCGGTTCACCTCCTACTGGTGAGTCTACGATTAAAGACAAAACGTGCACTAAAAGTCCAAGAAAGCGACAACCTTCTACACTTCAAGATTCCCAGGTACCACCTGTAAAGAAACCACTGGTGGAGCAGCTTTCAGCTGGTAATGCTGTGGAGGGTCAAAAAGCAAACAGCGTTAAGAAGTCTCCGAAGGTTGGATCGTTAGCTAACAGTGACAATGCAGCAACACTTGCTCAAGTTCCCAGCAAGGTACCTGTGAAGGTACCTGTaccttctgcagctgcagcaaactTAGCAACAGACCTTTCTTTGAGCACCAATTTAAATAGCAGTGATTCTACTTTAGGACAGCAGCTTGCATCAGCATCATCTCCAgatataaaagtaaaattggAAGGAAACATGTTTATCATAGAAAATGATTCAAAATCTGATGGCAGCTTTAACCCAAATACGTGGCACCATCTCACCAAAACCTCCGACTTTGCATCTGTGAATTGTGAACAGCAGCAAGATATCAGTGTTATGACTATTGCAGGGCACTCTGGTTCTGGTGACTTACAGGAATCGGCATGGGAGCCAGTGCACTGCGAAGGTATACAGCAGGATGCATACAACCAGCAGCTACAGAGCCAGATCCAGGACTCCTCCTTGAGTCAAATACAAGCACAGTCTTCAAATCAGTTACCTCTGCAGTCTGAGCTGAAAGAGTTTGAACATACAGTCCCTCAGTCAAATGAAAACTACTTTTCATTTGATGATGACCTTACCCAGGACAGCATTGTGGAGGAGCTGGTGCTCATGGAGGAGCAAATGTCCATGAATAATTCTCATCCTTATGGTGGTTGTCTAGGAATGGCACTTCAGAGTCAGACCACAGCTCAAGGAGCTCCTGTGTCATCTCATCCAAGCAGTGCGCACTTTTACCATTCAATCCATAACAACAGCACTCCGATTCACactcccacccccacccccaccccgactcccacccccaccccgactCCAACACCCACCTCCGAAATGATCACTGGATCTCAGAACATGTCCCGAGAGAGCCCTTGTTCAAGGCTGGCTCAGACGACTCCCGTAGACAGTGCTCTAGGAAGCAGCCGGCATACGCCCATCGGCACACCGCATTCGAACTGCAGTAGCAGTGTCCCTCCAAGTCCTGTGGAATGCCGAAACCCATTTGCATTTACTCCCATCAGCTCCAGTATGGCTTACCACGACGCCAGCATTATATCAAGTAGCCCTGTGAAGCCAATGCAGCGGCCTATGGCTACCCATCCCGACAAAACCAAGCTTGAGTGGATGAATAACGGCTACAGCGGTGTTAACAATTCGTCGGTTGCAAACCATGGCATCCTTACAAGCTATCAGGAGCTGGTAGACGACCGCTTCAGGAAACCTCACGCTTTTGCTGTTCCTGGCCAGTCATACCAGTCTCAGCCGCGCCACCATGATACTCACTTCGGTCGTGTGACTCCTGTTTCACCTgtgcagcaccaggcagccccTGTCAGTAGCACCACCAAGCAAGAGGGCTTTGCTGTTCCTGCTCCTTTGGACAACAAAGGAACCGGTTCCTCTCTCAACAACAGTCTGAGATGCCGGAGCGTGAGCCCTGCTGTCCATCGCCAGCGTAATCTCAGTGGCAGCACTGTTTACCCTGTTTCAAATATACCACGCTCTAACCTGACACCTTTTGGAAGTCCAGTGACTCCTGAAGTTCACAATGTATTTGCTAATATCCATGCAGACACCAGTGCCAATAACATAGCGCAAAGAAGCCAGTCAGTCCCGTTGACTGTGATGATGCAGACGGCCTTCCCGtctcttcagaaacaaacaaacactaaaaaaataacCAATGTGTTGTTAAACAAACTTGATTCTGATAGCGATGATGCAGTGAGAGGTTTGGGAATGAACAACATGCCCTCAAATTACACAGCCAGGATGAATCTCACTCAGATTTTAGAGACATCCGCTGCTTTTCCTAGTGCCAACCCGCAAAACATGATCAATTCCAGCACTTCAGTTTATGAATTCCAAACACCAAATTACCTcacaaagaacagcagcacCGATCagatcagtttttcttctggagaTAACCAAGCACAATCAGACATCGGAGAGCAGCAATTAGATTTTAGCAGCACTGTAAAAGACCTTTTAGGGGAGGACAGTCTGCCAACAAACCAGCAGCTGGTGAATCAGGTGGCATCAGATCTCAATAACGTTGCATCTGTCTTTTCCAGCGACATCAGGTTGTCTTCCGAGCTCTCAGGCAGCATTAACGATCTGAACACTTTGGACACAAATCTACTGTTTGATCCAGGTCGTCAGCAGGGACAAGACGATGATGCTACActggaggaattaaaaaatgaccCCTTGTTTCAACAAATCTGCAATGAATCCATTAACTCAATGACTACATCAGGTTTTGAGTGGATGGAGAGTAAGGATCATCCTGCTGTTGAAATGTTGGGTTAATCTTGTTTTATAATATGTATGTAGCACACTGTATCTAAAAGACAGACGTATTGTATTTGTCTTAATGGAAGtgcctcctgcagcagaaacacTTGCTATGTAttgtggcattttttaaaaagtttgctgTACCTGTTGCTCATTCTTCAGCAGGGAAAAGGCAGTCTTACCAATTTTAAACGAATCTCTGAAGGTGATGGGCTATCAAAGAGCCAGtattaaaat
It includes:
- the RFX7 gene encoding DNA-binding protein RFX7, with translation MSSSRAQQMHAFSWIRNTLEEHPETSLPKQEVYDEYKSYCDNLGYHPLSAADFGKIMKNVFPNMKARRLGTRGKSKYCYSGLRKKAFVHMPTLPNLDFHKTGDGLDGAEQSGQLQSADEEVVSAACRLVCEWAQKVLSQPFDTVLELARFLVKSHYIGTKSMAALTVMAGAPAGIKGIPQPSAFIPTAESNSFQPQVKTLPSPVDAKQQLQRKIQKKQQEQKLQSPLPGESPAKKTEGTATNGVTSISNGSPAILSPPPIGIVVAAVPSPIPVPRTRQLVTSPSPVGSSDSKVLPLNVQVVTQHMQSVKQSPKTPQNVPASPVGDRSARHRYPQILPKPANTSALTIRSPTTVLFTSSPIKTVVPAPHVNSLNVVKMTAISLAPSSSSVPVKQTPSVSSSAGAVEEGRTGPQIKNGSVVSLQSPGSKPSTAVAAPAVKIKMEPEALLDENSVQGQESSDVSKSIKATPDLPPAQLMNFEVATLKVSADDVVEVKPVKGCDQGAEEAGTKYKTQSNEIAPVSSAGNNQSTLKLSVASQNLSSTSIGSPPTGESTIKDKTCTKSPRKRQPSTLQDSQVPPVKKPLVEQLSAGNAVEGQKANSVKKSPKVGSLANSDNAATLAQVPSKVPVKVPVPSAAAANLATDLSLSTNLNSSDSTLGQQLASASSPDIKVKLEGNMFIIENDSKSDGSFNPNTWHHLTKTSDFASVNCEQQQDISVMTIAGHSGSGDLQESAWEPVHCEGIQQDAYNQQLQSQIQDSSLSQIQAQSSNQLPLQSELKEFEHTVPQSNENYFSFDDDLTQDSIVEELVLMEEQMSMNNSHPYGGCLGMALQSQTTAQGAPVSSHPSSAHFYHSIHNNSTPIHTPTPTPTPTPTPTPTPTPTSEMITGSQNMSRESPCSRLAQTTPVDSALGSSRHTPIGTPHSNCSSSVPPSPVECRNPFAFTPISSSMAYHDASIISSSPVKPMQRPMATHPDKTKLEWMNNGYSGVNNSSVANHGILTSYQELVDDRFRKPHAFAVPGQSYQSQPRHHDTHFGRVTPVSPVQHQAAPVSSTTKQEGFAVPAPLDNKGTGSSLNNSLRCRSVSPAVHRQRNLSGSTVYPVSNIPRSNLTPFGSPVTPEVHNVFANIHADTSANNIAQRSQSVPLTVMMQTAFPSLQKQTNTKKITNVLLNKLDSDSDDAVRGLGMNNMPSNYTARMNLTQILETSAAFPSANPQNMINSSTSVYEFQTPNYLTKNSSTDQISFSSGDNQAQSDIGEQQLDFSSTVKDLLGEDSLPTNQQLVNQVASDLNNVASVFSSDIRLSSELSGSINDLNTLDTNLLFDPGRQQGQDDDATLEELKNDPLFQQICNESINSMTTSGFEWMESKDHPAVEMLG